A DNA window from Labrus mixtus chromosome 4, fLabMix1.1, whole genome shotgun sequence contains the following coding sequences:
- the LOC132972307 gene encoding electron transfer flavoprotein beta subunit lysine methyltransferase-like, whose protein sequence is MWLLAAVATHMNSELNGLQPPVCLTHNIIGSPPAAFDLILLGDMFYDQSLATSLHSWLNRCMETHGTKVLIGDPGRAQFEEHAIRRLLRPLAQFELPDSVREENYGLSCSGVWSYTPEL, encoded by the exons ATGTGGCTGT TGGCAGCCGTGGCGACGCACATGAACAGTGAGCTGAACGGCCTGCAGCCTCCTGTGTGTCTCACCCACAACATCATCGGTTCACCGCCCGCCGCCTTCGACCTGATCCTGCTGGGCGACATGTTCTACGACCAGTCCCTCGCCACCAGCCTGCACAGCTGGTTGAACCGCTGCATGGAGACCCACGGCACCAAAGTCCTGATCGGAGATCCAGGAAGAGCTCAGTTTGAGGAGCACGCCATCCGACGCCTCCTGAGGCCGCTGGCTCAGTTTGAGCTGCCCGacagtgtgagagaggagaactaCGGCCTGAGCTGCAGCGGCGTCTGGAGCTACACACCTGAActctga